A genomic segment from Fundulus heteroclitus isolate FHET01 chromosome 6, MU-UCD_Fhet_4.1, whole genome shotgun sequence encodes:
- the LOC105925262 gene encoding plasminogen activator inhibitor 1 RNA-binding protein isoform X1 — MPGHLQEGFGCVVTNRFDQLLDDESDPFEILKAAENKKKEGAAAGSAKTAAQAAKQPKKESQKDRKTPLLDKKEESLAPVPLKKEGIRRVGRRPEQQGQPGSQHQGGQGDGRPADKRPDRRPPRERRFDKPAEDKPEGGADFPADKPSGDRPPRGRGGGRGGRGGRGRGMGRGEGFDSRGKRDFDRHSTSDKSLKGEEKRGGSGSHNWGNVKDEVSEAEPTAAPETAPEGEENAPAGSENKENEVEEVKQEGPREMTLDEWKAMQDKERTKVEFNIRKPNEGADSQWKKGYVLHKSKSEDRPVVALIDAAETEAEANALYQKSVFHQQGAVDESSEHHFRKPANDITSQLEINFGDLGRPGRGRGGARGGRGGRGGGGSRTARGGGRSEKAGGASVPNVDDPEAFPALA; from the exons ATGCCCGGACACTTGCAAGAAGGCTTCGGCTGCGTCGTGACCAACAGGTTCGACCAGCTATTGGACGACGAGTCCGACCCGTTCGAGATCCTGAAAGCCGCCGAAAACAAGAAGAAGGAGGGGGCCGCCGCTGGGTCCGCGAAGACCGCGGCGCAAGCCGCCAAGCAGCCGAAGAAGGAGTCCCAGAAGGACAGGAAAACCCCGCTGCTGGACAAAAAGGAGGAGTCTCTGGCTCCGGTGCCCCTGAAGAAGGAAG GAATCAGGCGGGTGGGCAGAAGGCCGGAGCAGCAGGGTCAGCCTGGGTCCCAGCATCAAGGCGGCCAGGGGGATGGGCGGCCCGCAGACAAGAGGCCGGACCGGAGACCGCCCCGTGAGCGGCGCTTCGACAAGCCGGCGGAGGACAAGCCGGAGGGAGGCGCCGACTTCCCCGCAGACAA GCCCTCTGGAGACAGGCCCCCGAGGGGCCGCGGCGGCGGCCGGGGAGGCCGAGGCGGACGAGGACGAGGCATGGGCCGCGGCGAGGGCTTCGACTCGCGCGGGAAACGGGATTTCGACAGACACAGCACCAGTGACAAAAG tttAAAAGGCGAGGAGAAGCGCGGCGGCTCCGGCTCACACAACTGGGGCAACGTGAAGGATGAAGTGAG tgaGGCTGAACCCACTGCTGCTCCTGAGACGGCCccagagggagaggaaaacGCACCCGCCGGTTCTGAGAACAA AGAGAACGAGGTGGAAGAGGTGAAACAGGAAGGCCCCAGAGAGATGACGCTGGACGAGTGGAAGGCCATGCAGGACAAGGAGCGCACCAAGGTGGAGTTTAACATCCGCAAGCCCAACGAGGGAGCCGACAGCCAGTGGAAGAAAGGATATGTGCTGCACAAGTCCAAGAGCGAAGAT AGGCCTGTTGTTGCTCTGATCGACGCGGCGGAAACGGAAGCAGAGGCTAATGCTCTTTACCAAAAG TCTGTTTTTCACCAGCAGGGCGCTGTGGACGAGTCCTCCGAGCACCATTTCCGCAAACCTGCCAACGACATCACATCTCAGCTGGAGATCAACTTCGGAGACCTTGGCCGTCCTGGACGCGGGCGTGGCGGCGCTCGTGGAGGCAGGGGGGGCCGCGGCGGGGGAGGCAGCCGGACGGCACGCGGGGGAGGACGCTCTGAAAAG GCCGGTGGAGCGTCAGTCCCCAACGTGGATGATCCCGAGGCCTTCCCAGCCCTGGCCTGA
- the LOC105925262 gene encoding plasminogen activator inhibitor 1 RNA-binding protein isoform X2 → MPGHLQEGFGCVVTNRFDQLLDDESDPFEILKAAENKKKEGAAAGSAKTAAQAAKQPKKESQKDRKTPLLDKKEESLAPVPLKKEGIRRVGRRPEQQGQPGSQHQGGQGDGRPADKRPDRRPPRERRFDKPAEDKPEGGADFPADKPSGDRPPRGRGGGRGGRGGRGRGMGRGEGFDSRGKRDFDRHSTSDKSLKGEEKRGGSGSHNWGNVKDEVSEAEPTAAPETAPEGEENAPAGSENKENEVEEVKQEGPREMTLDEWKAMQDKERTKVEFNIRKPNEGADSQWKKGYVLHKSKSEDRPVVALIDAAETEAEANALYQKQGAVDESSEHHFRKPANDITSQLEINFGDLGRPGRGRGGARGGRGGRGGGGSRTARGGGRSEKAGGASVPNVDDPEAFPALA, encoded by the exons ATGCCCGGACACTTGCAAGAAGGCTTCGGCTGCGTCGTGACCAACAGGTTCGACCAGCTATTGGACGACGAGTCCGACCCGTTCGAGATCCTGAAAGCCGCCGAAAACAAGAAGAAGGAGGGGGCCGCCGCTGGGTCCGCGAAGACCGCGGCGCAAGCCGCCAAGCAGCCGAAGAAGGAGTCCCAGAAGGACAGGAAAACCCCGCTGCTGGACAAAAAGGAGGAGTCTCTGGCTCCGGTGCCCCTGAAGAAGGAAG GAATCAGGCGGGTGGGCAGAAGGCCGGAGCAGCAGGGTCAGCCTGGGTCCCAGCATCAAGGCGGCCAGGGGGATGGGCGGCCCGCAGACAAGAGGCCGGACCGGAGACCGCCCCGTGAGCGGCGCTTCGACAAGCCGGCGGAGGACAAGCCGGAGGGAGGCGCCGACTTCCCCGCAGACAA GCCCTCTGGAGACAGGCCCCCGAGGGGCCGCGGCGGCGGCCGGGGAGGCCGAGGCGGACGAGGACGAGGCATGGGCCGCGGCGAGGGCTTCGACTCGCGCGGGAAACGGGATTTCGACAGACACAGCACCAGTGACAAAAG tttAAAAGGCGAGGAGAAGCGCGGCGGCTCCGGCTCACACAACTGGGGCAACGTGAAGGATGAAGTGAG tgaGGCTGAACCCACTGCTGCTCCTGAGACGGCCccagagggagaggaaaacGCACCCGCCGGTTCTGAGAACAA AGAGAACGAGGTGGAAGAGGTGAAACAGGAAGGCCCCAGAGAGATGACGCTGGACGAGTGGAAGGCCATGCAGGACAAGGAGCGCACCAAGGTGGAGTTTAACATCCGCAAGCCCAACGAGGGAGCCGACAGCCAGTGGAAGAAAGGATATGTGCTGCACAAGTCCAAGAGCGAAGAT AGGCCTGTTGTTGCTCTGATCGACGCGGCGGAAACGGAAGCAGAGGCTAATGCTCTTTACCAAAAG CAGGGCGCTGTGGACGAGTCCTCCGAGCACCATTTCCGCAAACCTGCCAACGACATCACATCTCAGCTGGAGATCAACTTCGGAGACCTTGGCCGTCCTGGACGCGGGCGTGGCGGCGCTCGTGGAGGCAGGGGGGGCCGCGGCGGGGGAGGCAGCCGGACGGCACGCGGGGGAGGACGCTCTGAAAAG GCCGGTGGAGCGTCAGTCCCCAACGTGGATGATCCCGAGGCCTTCCCAGCCCTGGCCTGA